A region from the Arthrobacter roseus genome encodes:
- a CDS encoding endonuclease domain-containing protein has translation MSTPARTWLDLAAKLSLPDAVVLGDQLLRVPRAAFEEWSAPWNVRSELFTLLSGHPNFPGIVTAREALQLMRVGADSPPETKLRLALLEWGLPEPELQVRVDPEDPWSLPADLGYRRERVAIQYGGGVHLTPEQQARDNRRDEGFNAAGWSYFKFNRTDLRGDFRRASMVVQGALGRTAA, from the coding sequence ATGTCGACGCCGGCACGAACGTGGTTGGATCTGGCGGCGAAACTATCTCTGCCGGATGCGGTTGTCCTCGGAGACCAGCTCCTTCGCGTTCCTCGAGCGGCATTCGAGGAATGGAGTGCGCCCTGGAACGTCCGATCAGAACTATTCACATTGCTGTCAGGTCATCCGAATTTTCCGGGGATCGTCACGGCGAGGGAAGCCCTGCAGCTGATGAGAGTTGGTGCCGACTCTCCGCCGGAAACCAAACTCCGTTTGGCACTTTTGGAGTGGGGGCTGCCCGAGCCGGAACTGCAGGTCCGCGTTGATCCGGAGGATCCGTGGTCGCTGCCCGCAGATCTTGGCTATCGACGGGAGCGGGTGGCAATTCAGTACGGCGGCGGTGTTCACCTGACACCGGAGCAGCAGGCCCGCGATAACAGGCGTGATGAGGGTTTCAACGCTGCTGGATGGTCCTACTTCAAGTTCAACCGCACCGATTTACGGGGTGACTTCCGGCGGGCCTCGATGGTTGTTCAGGGAGCCCTGGGGCGCACCGCGGCGTGA
- a CDS encoding phosphatase has protein sequence MTPNELAQYLDSAKITGNVATPRQDNLKHMRWFCDGNEHLEFGVRLSRAWTFNEVFDLMHGKVGTSNDLELIEGQDTISAQKCVAALNRFASVLGDAVRAGKRILFATGHPAGLLPVHAALAVAAEKAGAVVVRVPEGNPFLEGDLRQLFGVLVWHQHGGLAHTHYPHPMKLSLELLQERGLDRPELVVADHGYAGFAASSGIETIGFADCNDPGLFVSEAEGQLSVAVPLDDNVCPGLYEPMTEYILERAGLS, from the coding sequence GTGACTCCCAACGAACTTGCTCAGTACCTGGACTCCGCCAAAATAACTGGCAACGTTGCAACACCTCGGCAGGACAACCTGAAGCACATGCGCTGGTTTTGCGACGGCAACGAGCACCTCGAATTCGGCGTACGGCTCTCACGGGCGTGGACCTTCAACGAAGTCTTCGACCTCATGCACGGAAAAGTCGGAACCAGCAACGATCTCGAACTCATTGAGGGTCAGGACACCATTTCCGCGCAGAAGTGCGTGGCAGCCCTGAACCGATTCGCCAGCGTACTCGGCGATGCCGTGCGCGCAGGAAAGCGGATCCTCTTCGCAACAGGGCACCCCGCCGGGCTGCTCCCGGTTCATGCCGCACTGGCCGTTGCGGCCGAAAAGGCGGGCGCCGTCGTCGTGCGTGTCCCTGAAGGCAACCCGTTCCTCGAGGGCGATCTGCGGCAATTGTTTGGGGTGTTGGTCTGGCACCAGCATGGCGGACTAGCCCACACGCACTATCCGCACCCCATGAAATTGAGCCTCGAACTGCTTCAGGAACGCGGACTGGACAGACCGGAACTCGTGGTTGCTGATCACGGATACGCAGGGTTTGCGGCAAGTAGCGGCATCGAAACCATCGGATTCGCGGACTGCAACGACCCCGGACTATTCGTCTCTGAAGCAGAAGGACAACTGAGCGTCGCCGTACCCCTCGATGACAACGTCTGCCCCGGGCTCTACGAACCGATGACAGAGTACATTCTGGAGCGCGCGGGGCTCTCCTGA
- the mshA gene encoding D-inositol-3-phosphate glycosyltransferase, with translation MTNIQRVAMLSLHTSPLEQPGSGDAGGMNVYVRSMALELAKTGIDVEIFTRAHAEDQAETEELAPGVIVRHVPAGPRQKVAKERLPELHDSLVDAVHAIQKHLSDEHFDVVHSHYWVSGIAGLRLAKTWKLPLVHTMHTMGKVKNLRAPAYGSVEPAIRIKGEQKIVDGATRLIANTRREAGELATHYGAPSGSIDIIPPGVNLEIFHPAPVDRASLDVSQNAFHLVFAGRIQRLKGPQILIEAAARLAKSRPDIPLKISILGSVSGAEELQLEPLVQSHGLHNTVSLHPAVQPATLATWLRSADVVVMPSFSESFGLVALEAQACGTPVLAANVGGLPQAVSHGRTGLLVDGHDPALWAAELEKLYDDAGLRQTLANGAAIHARAFGWNRTAMLTAQSYRNAVEDFGSPSH, from the coding sequence GTGACCAACATTCAGCGAGTTGCCATGCTGTCATTGCACACCTCACCGCTCGAACAACCCGGATCCGGAGACGCGGGCGGCATGAACGTCTACGTCAGATCGATGGCGTTGGAGCTCGCCAAAACAGGGATCGACGTCGAGATCTTCACCCGGGCGCACGCTGAAGACCAAGCCGAGACCGAAGAGCTGGCCCCCGGTGTCATAGTCCGCCACGTACCGGCTGGCCCCCGCCAAAAAGTGGCCAAGGAACGGCTACCCGAACTGCACGACTCGCTGGTAGACGCTGTCCACGCCATCCAGAAACACCTCAGTGACGAACACTTTGACGTGGTCCACTCTCACTACTGGGTATCGGGCATCGCGGGTCTACGCCTGGCCAAAACGTGGAAGCTGCCGCTCGTGCACACGATGCACACCATGGGAAAGGTCAAGAACCTCCGTGCTCCCGCGTATGGAAGCGTTGAGCCCGCCATCCGTATCAAGGGTGAACAAAAAATAGTGGACGGAGCCACCCGCCTCATCGCGAACACCCGCCGTGAAGCCGGCGAACTGGCAACGCACTATGGCGCTCCCAGCGGCAGCATCGACATCATCCCGCCAGGAGTGAACCTGGAGATTTTTCACCCCGCTCCGGTTGACCGCGCCTCGCTTGACGTCAGCCAGAACGCCTTTCACCTTGTCTTCGCGGGCCGTATCCAGCGACTCAAAGGCCCCCAAATTCTCATCGAAGCGGCCGCTCGGCTCGCGAAAAGTCGCCCCGACATCCCCCTGAAAATCAGCATCCTTGGATCAGTCAGCGGCGCCGAAGAGCTTCAGCTCGAACCGCTTGTCCAATCTCACGGCCTTCACAACACGGTGTCCCTGCACCCTGCAGTTCAACCAGCAACTCTGGCCACCTGGCTCCGTTCAGCCGACGTCGTCGTCATGCCCTCCTTCAGCGAATCCTTTGGCCTCGTTGCCCTCGAAGCGCAGGCCTGCGGCACGCCCGTACTTGCCGCGAACGTAGGCGGACTACCGCAGGCCGTCAGCCACGGGCGCACTGGCCTACTAGTCGACGGTCACGACCCCGCGCTGTGGGCGGCAGAACTGGAAAAGCTCTACGACGACGCCGGGCTACGGCAGACCCTCGCCAACGGCGCCGCCATCCACGCCCGCGCTTTCGGCTGGAACCGCACCGCAATGCTCACAGCCCAGAGCTACCGGAACGCCGTCGAGGACTTCGGATCGCCTTCCCACTGA
- a CDS encoding glycosyltransferase family 87 protein, with amino-acid sequence MTSSRVRRPHRIVVPTRNDPLLRRFTELIGGPLGRHSSPGTVDPGFFTVERVLVILTTIAALVSVLIKNPCRVNGWSTPQHFYMACYSDWPELFHSRGLADGVFPFLTEGAPFEYPVLLGLLAGATALLVPLAGSDQARALAYFDINAVLVAAVWIVTVIATARMTNRRPWDAAMIAVAPGIVLAGTINWDLWAVMLATLGMLSFARNRPVAAGIFIGLGTALKLYPLLILGAVLVLAIRSGKFRPLVLSTGAAAATWLVVNVPFMIKDFGGWQYFLTFTQDRGAGYSSVWFAYNEVAERLGWGEVGAEFINFWAFALFAAACAGIAVLGLTVARRPRMAQLVFLIVAAFILTNKVYSPQFVLWLVPLVALARPRWTSFLVWQLMEALHWWAIWMFLAKETSGGSSQNNLDSPYYVLAVVAHILATVYIMWRVVGDMVEPEYDVVRAVGADDPQGGPFDRAPDRWLLPWSTGSSTEQVASAEPRSYTSDDVPTKAAP; translated from the coding sequence ATGACGAGTTCCCGGGTGAGACGGCCGCATCGCATTGTGGTGCCCACCCGGAATGACCCTTTGCTGCGGCGCTTCACGGAACTCATCGGCGGACCGCTGGGCCGACACAGTTCGCCAGGCACAGTGGACCCGGGCTTCTTCACGGTGGAGCGCGTCCTGGTCATCCTGACCACGATTGCTGCCCTCGTGTCAGTCCTGATCAAGAATCCATGTCGAGTCAATGGCTGGTCCACGCCACAGCACTTCTACATGGCCTGCTACTCCGACTGGCCGGAACTCTTCCATTCACGCGGCCTGGCCGACGGCGTTTTCCCGTTCCTGACGGAGGGCGCCCCGTTCGAATACCCGGTCCTGCTGGGCCTGCTGGCGGGTGCGACGGCGTTGTTGGTCCCGTTAGCAGGGTCGGACCAAGCACGTGCCTTGGCTTATTTCGACATCAACGCAGTGCTGGTTGCTGCGGTGTGGATCGTGACTGTTATCGCCACGGCCCGCATGACCAACCGGCGGCCGTGGGATGCGGCGATGATCGCCGTCGCGCCGGGAATTGTGCTGGCCGGAACCATCAACTGGGATCTGTGGGCCGTCATGCTTGCGACCCTGGGAATGTTGTCTTTTGCGCGGAACAGGCCGGTGGCCGCGGGTATTTTCATTGGTCTAGGAACAGCGCTGAAGCTCTATCCCCTGCTGATCCTCGGTGCAGTGCTGGTTCTCGCCATCCGGTCCGGAAAGTTTCGACCCCTCGTGCTGAGCACGGGTGCAGCCGCCGCTACCTGGCTGGTGGTCAACGTGCCGTTCATGATCAAGGACTTCGGCGGCTGGCAGTACTTCCTCACCTTCACGCAGGATCGCGGCGCTGGATACTCTTCGGTGTGGTTTGCCTACAACGAGGTGGCTGAGCGGCTTGGTTGGGGCGAGGTCGGTGCGGAGTTCATCAACTTCTGGGCGTTCGCCCTGTTCGCTGCTGCCTGTGCGGGCATTGCTGTACTCGGCCTCACGGTGGCGCGGCGGCCACGCATGGCCCAGCTGGTTTTCCTGATAGTCGCGGCGTTCATTCTGACCAATAAGGTCTACTCACCGCAGTTTGTTCTCTGGCTCGTTCCTCTCGTGGCCTTGGCGCGCCCCCGATGGACGTCCTTCCTCGTATGGCAGTTGATGGAAGCCTTGCACTGGTGGGCCATCTGGATGTTCTTGGCCAAGGAAACCAGCGGAGGGTCGAGCCAGAACAATCTCGACAGCCCTTACTATGTGCTGGCCGTCGTCGCGCATATTCTAGCAACGGTATATATCATGTGGCGCGTGGTCGGAGACATGGTTGAGCCTGAATATGATGTTGTCCGCGCAGTGGGCGCCGACGACCCCCAGGGCGGGCCCTTTGACCGAGCGCCGGATAGATGGCTCCTGCCCTGGAGCACCGGATCGAGCACGGA
- a CDS encoding inositol-3-phosphate synthase, translating to MVANPIRVGIVGVGNCAASLVQGVQYYRDADETATVPGLMHVKFGKYHVNDVQFVTAFDVDAKKVGLDLAEAIGASENNTIKIADVPTTGVNVLRGHTLDGLGKYYRETILEADDEPVDVVAELKASKVDVLVCYLPVGSDAAAKFYAQCAIDAGVAFVNALPVFIAGTKEWADKFTAAGVPIVGDDIKSQIGATITHRVMAKLFEDRGVTLDRTYQLNVGGNMDFKNMLERERLESKKISKTQAVTSNTSAKLSADDVHIGPSDYVSWLDDRKWAFVRLEGRNFGDAPVSLEYKLEVWDSPNSAGVIIDAVRAAKIALDRGIGGPILSASSYFMKSPPEQYADDIAHEKVEAFIRGDVER from the coding sequence GTGGTGGCTAACCCCATTCGGGTCGGAATTGTCGGAGTCGGTAACTGTGCAGCGTCGCTTGTCCAGGGCGTGCAGTATTACCGCGATGCGGATGAAACTGCCACAGTTCCCGGACTTATGCACGTGAAGTTCGGCAAGTACCACGTCAACGACGTTCAGTTCGTGACGGCGTTCGACGTCGACGCCAAAAAGGTGGGCCTGGATCTTGCGGAGGCTATTGGCGCGAGCGAGAACAACACCATCAAAATCGCCGACGTTCCCACCACCGGCGTCAATGTACTCCGCGGTCACACCCTGGATGGTCTGGGAAAGTACTACCGCGAAACCATTCTTGAGGCCGACGACGAACCGGTTGACGTTGTCGCCGAGCTCAAGGCATCGAAAGTGGACGTTCTCGTTTGCTACCTGCCCGTCGGCTCGGATGCTGCCGCGAAGTTCTACGCACAGTGCGCCATCGACGCCGGAGTTGCCTTCGTGAATGCCCTTCCGGTCTTCATTGCTGGAACCAAGGAATGGGCGGATAAGTTCACGGCCGCCGGCGTCCCGATTGTCGGCGACGACATCAAGAGCCAGATCGGTGCCACGATCACCCACCGCGTCATGGCGAAACTCTTCGAAGACCGCGGCGTCACCCTTGACCGCACCTACCAGCTCAACGTAGGCGGCAACATGGACTTCAAGAACATGCTGGAGCGCGAGCGGCTCGAGTCCAAGAAAATCTCCAAGACCCAGGCCGTCACGTCCAACACCTCGGCCAAACTATCCGCCGACGACGTCCACATCGGTCCGTCGGACTACGTTTCATGGCTGGATGACCGCAAGTGGGCCTTCGTCCGTCTGGAGGGACGCAACTTCGGGGATGCACCCGTATCACTGGAGTACAAGCTCGAAGTCTGGGACTCACCCAACTCTGCAGGTGTGATCATCGACGCTGTCCGCGCAGCGAAAATTGCTCTGGATCGTGGAATCGGCGGACCGATCCTCTCCGCCTCGAGCTACTTTATGAAGTCCCCACCCGAGCAGTATGCGGACGACATCGCGCACGAAAAGGTAGAGGCCTTCATCCGCGGCGACGTGGAACGCTAG
- a CDS encoding formate--tetrahydrofolate ligase, with the protein MSDTPALNNLEIARQAVMEPIQDIARKAGIPEEALEQYGRYKAKIDPVQLPDTGKAPGQVVLVSAMSPTPAGEGKSTMTVGLADALAKAGKSVMIALREPSLGPVLGMKGGAAGGGRSQVLPMEEINLHFTGDFHAITSANNALMALVDNHIYQGNELNIDPRRITFKRVLDMNDRALREVIIGLGGPTQGVPRQDGFDITVASEIMAVFCLASDLADLKMRLGRMTFGYTYDRKPLTVNDLGVSGVLTLILKDAIKPNLVQTIAGTPALVHGGPFANIAHGCNSALATLTARKLADVVVTEAGFGADLGAEKFMDIKARYADVAPSAVVIVATVRALKMHGGVPKTNLTEPNVPAMEEGVANLERHIRNVEKFGLTPVVGINRFVTDTDAELDWIMAWCAKEGVEAAVADVWAHGGGGTGGDALAEAVLSALAKPNDFRHLYSLDLPVVDKIRTVVQEIYGADDVEFSVAALRRLAEIERNGWDNLPVCMAKTQYSFSDDASKLGAPKGFTVHVRDLIPKTGAGFIVALTGAVMTMPGLPKEPAAMRMDVADDGSPVGLF; encoded by the coding sequence ATGTCTGACACACCTGCCCTGAACAACCTTGAGATTGCACGGCAAGCAGTGATGGAACCCATCCAGGACATTGCCCGCAAGGCAGGTATCCCGGAAGAGGCACTGGAGCAGTACGGACGCTACAAGGCCAAAATAGACCCTGTGCAGTTGCCGGATACAGGCAAGGCCCCTGGACAGGTAGTGCTCGTCTCCGCCATGAGCCCCACGCCAGCTGGGGAAGGTAAATCAACGATGACCGTGGGTCTTGCAGATGCCCTGGCAAAAGCGGGCAAGAGTGTCATGATCGCCCTGCGTGAACCCTCGCTCGGACCAGTCCTTGGCATGAAGGGCGGTGCCGCCGGAGGAGGGCGTTCCCAGGTTCTGCCCATGGAAGAGATCAACCTGCACTTTACCGGTGATTTCCACGCCATCACCTCTGCCAACAACGCCCTCATGGCACTGGTGGATAACCATATTTATCAGGGCAACGAGCTCAACATTGACCCGCGCCGCATCACGTTCAAGCGGGTCCTGGACATGAACGACCGCGCGCTGCGTGAGGTGATCATCGGCCTTGGCGGACCAACCCAGGGCGTTCCGCGGCAGGACGGCTTCGACATCACCGTGGCCTCGGAGATCATGGCGGTTTTCTGCCTGGCAAGTGACCTCGCAGACCTCAAAATGCGGCTTGGCCGCATGACGTTCGGCTACACCTATGACCGCAAACCGCTCACCGTGAATGATCTCGGTGTCTCGGGCGTGCTCACGCTGATCCTCAAGGATGCGATCAAACCCAACCTGGTGCAGACCATCGCCGGGACACCGGCCCTGGTACACGGTGGGCCTTTCGCCAATATTGCGCACGGCTGCAACTCCGCCCTCGCCACACTCACTGCCCGCAAACTAGCCGACGTGGTGGTAACTGAGGCCGGATTCGGGGCGGACCTTGGTGCGGAAAAGTTCATGGACATCAAGGCGCGGTACGCAGACGTTGCACCATCTGCCGTCGTCATCGTGGCCACCGTGCGAGCCCTGAAGATGCACGGCGGCGTACCAAAAACGAACTTGACCGAACCTAACGTGCCCGCCATGGAAGAGGGTGTGGCCAACCTGGAGCGGCACATCCGCAACGTTGAGAAGTTCGGGCTGACCCCCGTCGTCGGAATCAATCGTTTCGTCACCGATACGGACGCCGAACTGGACTGGATCATGGCCTGGTGTGCCAAGGAAGGCGTGGAGGCCGCCGTCGCCGACGTCTGGGCGCACGGCGGAGGCGGTACCGGAGGAGATGCGCTGGCCGAGGCCGTGCTGTCCGCGCTGGCCAAACCCAACGACTTTCGGCACCTCTATTCGCTGGATCTGCCTGTCGTAGACAAGATCCGGACCGTGGTGCAGGAGATCTACGGCGCGGACGACGTCGAGTTCAGCGTGGCCGCCCTACGCCGGCTGGCCGAAATTGAACGCAACGGGTGGGACAATCTGCCGGTGTGTATGGCCAAGACGCAGTACTCCTTCTCCGACGACGCATCGAAACTCGGTGCGCCGAAGGGATTCACCGTGCACGTACGAGACCTTATCCCCAAGACCGGCGCTGGCTTTATTGTGGCCCTGACCGGGGCCGTCATGACCATGCCCGGTCTGCCGAAGGAGCCAGCGGCCATGCGCATGGACGTAGCCGACGACGGGAGTCCGGTCGGTCTGTTCTGA